In Arthrobacter sp. CDRTa11, one DNA window encodes the following:
- a CDS encoding ABC transporter substrate-binding protein has translation MAASALALTACGGGTQAASTGGDADKKIVMGFAQVGAESGWRSANTKSVQESAKEAGIELKFSDAQQKQENQIKAIRSYIQQKVDVIAFSPVVESGWDTVLKEAKDAKIPVILTDRAVDSADKSLYKTFLGSDFVLEGKKAGEWLVAESKAATDTVNIVEIQGTTGSAPANDRKEGFEAAIKADPKLKIIASQSGDFTRSGGKQVMEAFLKNNPDIDVVFAHNDDEGLGAIEAIEAAGKVPGKDIKIITIDAVKDGMTALSTGKINYIVECSPLLGTQLMDLAKKVLAGETVPERVVTEETTFTQEQAIKALPTRQY, from the coding sequence ATGGCCGCATCAGCCCTCGCCCTGACCGCATGCGGCGGCGGCACCCAGGCCGCCAGCACCGGCGGGGACGCAGACAAGAAGATTGTGATGGGCTTTGCCCAGGTCGGCGCAGAAAGCGGCTGGCGCAGCGCGAACACCAAGTCGGTCCAGGAATCCGCCAAGGAAGCCGGGATCGAGCTGAAGTTCTCCGACGCCCAACAGAAGCAGGAAAACCAGATCAAGGCCATCCGGTCCTACATCCAGCAGAAAGTGGACGTCATCGCTTTCTCCCCCGTGGTTGAATCCGGTTGGGACACCGTGCTGAAGGAAGCCAAGGACGCCAAGATCCCGGTCATCCTCACGGACCGCGCAGTGGACTCGGCCGACAAGTCCCTCTACAAGACCTTCCTCGGCTCCGACTTTGTCCTCGAAGGCAAAAAGGCCGGCGAATGGCTGGTAGCCGAATCGAAGGCGGCCACCGACACCGTCAACATCGTCGAAATCCAGGGCACCACCGGCTCAGCCCCCGCCAACGACCGCAAGGAAGGCTTCGAAGCTGCCATCAAGGCCGACCCGAAACTGAAGATCATCGCCTCCCAGAGCGGCGACTTCACCCGCAGCGGCGGCAAGCAGGTCATGGAAGCCTTCCTGAAGAACAACCCGGACATCGACGTTGTCTTCGCCCACAACGATGACGAAGGCCTCGGCGCAATCGAAGCCATCGAAGCCGCCGGCAAGGTCCCGGGCAAGGACATCAAGATCATCACCATCGACGCCGTCAAGGACGGCATGACCGCCCTGAGCACCGGCAAGATCAACTACATCGTCGAGTGCAGCCCGCTGCTGGGCACCCAGCTCATGGACCTGGCCAAGAAGGTCCTCGCCGGTGAAACCGTACCCGAGCGCGTAGTCACCGAAGAAACCACCTTCACCCAGGAACAGGCCATCAAGGCCCTGCCTACCCGTCAGTACTGA
- a CDS encoding GAF and ANTAR domain-containing protein, which produces MNVPFSSAEAALGGPEVSVRAADGARTVYAALRPTGIVLDLVTGADCVTDSLQILVNQAAAAMGRTTGAPIQCGLILQRIKRATEAIGTDHETESLARLDQKLAEGPLTQAIRANSPIAVNCGNAGFNWPRYGSGFQAAGFSSVLGVPLKLGEGSQSAIGFFARSPDVFPVQVMADALAFADLASRSLKLVLELKAARAAASDLRSALESRTSIDIACGVIMAQNRCSYHDAIGIISRASSHRNIKLRKIAEGILDRLPGGTPRTHFDH; this is translated from the coding sequence ATGAATGTCCCCTTCTCTTCTGCAGAGGCAGCATTGGGCGGGCCCGAAGTGTCCGTTCGTGCTGCGGATGGGGCGCGCACCGTGTACGCGGCGCTGCGGCCCACCGGCATTGTCCTTGACCTGGTGACCGGCGCGGACTGCGTCACTGACTCACTGCAAATATTGGTGAACCAGGCAGCGGCGGCCATGGGCAGGACCACCGGCGCTCCCATCCAGTGCGGTCTGATCCTGCAGCGCATCAAGCGCGCCACCGAGGCGATCGGGACGGACCATGAAACCGAGTCGTTGGCGCGGCTGGATCAAAAACTGGCTGAAGGCCCCCTGACGCAAGCGATCCGGGCGAACTCTCCCATCGCTGTGAACTGCGGCAACGCCGGGTTCAATTGGCCGCGGTACGGGTCAGGATTTCAGGCTGCCGGCTTCAGCAGTGTCCTGGGCGTCCCGCTGAAACTCGGTGAGGGGTCACAGTCTGCCATCGGATTCTTTGCCCGGAGTCCTGACGTGTTTCCCGTGCAGGTCATGGCTGATGCCCTCGCCTTTGCGGACCTCGCTTCGCGCAGCCTGAAACTCGTTTTGGAGCTGAAAGCTGCACGGGCCGCGGCCTCCGATCTACGGTCAGCACTGGAAAGCAGGACGTCCATCGACATCGCCTGCGGAGTCATCATGGCCCAGAACAGGTGCTCGTACCACGACGCGATAGGCATCATCTCCAGGGCATCCAGCCACCGGAACATCAAGCTCCGCAAGATTGCCGAGGGCATCCTGGACAGGCTTCCGGGCGGCACCCCGCGCACGCACTTCGACCACTAA
- the araB gene encoding ribulokinase translates to MQSNTPDLSHESGAENYVIGVDYGTLSGRALVVRVRDGKELGSGVYDYPHAVVTDALPEDVAGDGEEKSVRLPGEWALQVPNDYRDVLRYAVPAAIADAGIDPAGVVGIATDFTACTMVPVKSDGTPLNELEGFANRPHAYVKLWRHHAAQPQADRINTLAAERGEDWLPRYGGLISSEWEFAKGLQLLEEDPEAYAEMDHWVEAADWIVWQLCGKYVRNACTAGYKGIYQDGRYPSEDFLAALNPQFKDFVSTKLEHTIGRLGDAAGYLTAEAAAWTGLPEGIAVAVGNVDAHVTAPAARAVDSGQLVAIMGTSTCHVMNGTELHEVPGMCGVVDGGIVDGLWGYEAGQSGVGDIFGWFTKYGVPPEYHQAAEAAGLGIHEYLTELASRQAIGEHGLIALDWHSGNRSVLVDHELSGIVVGQTLATRPEDTYRALLEATAFGTRTIVDAFRTSGVPVKEFIVAGGLLKNKLLMQIYADITGLQLSTIGSTQGPALGSAIHAAVAAGKYADIREAAAAMGSEPGAVYTPIAENVAAYEQLFTEYRTLHDYFGRGTNDVMHRLKAIQRKAKPQVGASTSDTVAAESDAAERVAGVSA, encoded by the coding sequence ATGCAAAGCAATACACCTGATCTTTCCCACGAATCCGGCGCGGAGAACTACGTCATCGGCGTTGATTACGGCACTCTGTCCGGCCGGGCCCTGGTGGTTCGCGTACGGGACGGCAAGGAGCTGGGTAGCGGCGTTTACGACTACCCCCACGCTGTGGTCACAGACGCGCTCCCCGAGGACGTGGCTGGCGACGGTGAGGAAAAAAGCGTCCGGCTTCCCGGCGAATGGGCACTTCAAGTACCCAACGATTACCGGGACGTGCTTCGGTACGCAGTTCCGGCCGCGATCGCAGACGCGGGAATTGACCCTGCCGGCGTCGTCGGAATCGCCACGGACTTCACCGCCTGCACCATGGTGCCCGTCAAGTCCGACGGCACCCCGCTGAACGAGCTGGAGGGTTTCGCCAACCGGCCGCACGCCTACGTCAAACTGTGGCGCCACCACGCGGCCCAGCCCCAGGCAGACCGGATCAACACGCTTGCAGCGGAGCGCGGGGAGGACTGGCTGCCACGCTACGGCGGGCTCATCTCCTCTGAATGGGAGTTTGCCAAGGGCCTTCAGCTGCTGGAGGAGGACCCCGAAGCCTACGCCGAGATGGACCACTGGGTGGAGGCCGCGGACTGGATCGTGTGGCAGTTGTGCGGCAAGTATGTCCGCAACGCCTGCACCGCCGGCTACAAGGGCATCTACCAGGACGGCCGGTACCCGTCGGAGGATTTCCTGGCGGCGCTCAACCCCCAATTCAAGGACTTTGTCAGCACCAAGCTGGAGCACACCATCGGCCGCCTGGGCGACGCCGCAGGTTACCTGACGGCGGAAGCGGCGGCCTGGACCGGGCTGCCGGAAGGCATTGCAGTTGCCGTAGGCAACGTGGACGCGCATGTCACCGCGCCTGCCGCCCGCGCCGTTGACTCCGGCCAGCTGGTTGCCATCATGGGAACCTCCACCTGCCACGTCATGAACGGCACCGAACTGCATGAAGTTCCTGGCATGTGCGGGGTTGTTGACGGAGGTATCGTGGACGGGCTCTGGGGCTACGAAGCCGGTCAGTCCGGCGTCGGGGACATTTTTGGCTGGTTCACCAAGTACGGTGTGCCGCCGGAATACCACCAGGCAGCGGAAGCAGCAGGGCTGGGCATCCACGAATACCTCACCGAGCTGGCCTCCCGCCAGGCAATTGGCGAACATGGCCTGATCGCACTGGACTGGCACTCGGGCAACCGCTCTGTCCTGGTGGACCACGAACTGTCGGGCATCGTTGTGGGCCAGACCCTGGCCACCCGCCCGGAGGATACCTACCGCGCGCTCTTGGAAGCCACGGCCTTTGGCACCCGCACCATCGTGGACGCGTTCCGCACTTCCGGTGTCCCGGTGAAGGAATTCATCGTGGCCGGCGGCCTGCTGAAGAACAAACTCCTGATGCAGATCTATGCGGACATCACCGGCCTCCAGCTCTCCACCATCGGCTCCACCCAGGGCCCCGCCCTCGGTTCCGCCATCCACGCCGCGGTGGCTGCCGGCAAGTACGCCGATATCCGGGAAGCCGCCGCAGCGATGGGTTCTGAACCCGGCGCCGTCTACACTCCCATCGCGGAAAACGTTGCCGCCTATGAGCAGCTCTTCACCGAATACCGCACACTGCACGACTACTTCGGGCGCGGCACGAACGACGTCATGCACCGGCTCAAGGCCATCCAGCGCAAGGCCAAGCCACAGGTCGGCGCGTCCACATCGGATACGGTGGCAGCAGAGTCCGACGCCGCCGAACGAGTTGCAGGGGTGTCCGCATGA
- the araA gene encoding L-arabinose isomerase, giving the protein MNTAANTSLDGFEVWFLTGSQHLYGEDVLKQVAAQSQEIANQLNASSSVPVKIVWKPVLTDSDAIRRTALEANSNDSVIGVTAWMHTFSPAKMWIQGLDLLRKPLLHLHTQANVELPWADIDFDFMNLNQAAHGDREFGYIQSRLGIARKTVVGHVSNPEVARQVGVWQRAAAGWTAVRTLKLTRFGDNMRNVAVTEGDKTEAELRFGVSVNTWSVNELADAVHGAADADVDDLVAEYEELYDVVPELRAGASRHDSLRYGARIELGLRSFLEANGSAAFTTSFEDLGALRQLPGLAVQRLMASGYGFGAEGDWKTAILVRAAKVMGSGLPGGASLMEDYTYHLEPGAEKILGAHMLEVCPSLTAGKPRLEIHPLGIGGKEDPVRLVFDADASPGVVVALSDMRDRFRLVANAVDVVPLDQPLPNLPVARALWEPKPDFATSAAAWLTAGAAHHTVLSTQVGMDVFEDFAEITRTELLTIDEDTTIRQFKKDLNWNAAYYKLAGGL; this is encoded by the coding sequence ATGAACACCGCAGCAAACACCTCCCTCGACGGTTTTGAGGTCTGGTTCCTCACCGGAAGCCAGCACCTCTACGGCGAAGACGTCCTGAAGCAGGTGGCGGCGCAGTCCCAGGAGATCGCCAACCAGCTCAACGCCTCCTCCAGCGTTCCGGTCAAGATCGTCTGGAAGCCGGTCCTGACCGACTCGGACGCCATCCGCCGGACCGCCCTGGAAGCCAATTCCAACGATTCCGTCATCGGAGTCACCGCCTGGATGCACACCTTCTCGCCGGCCAAGATGTGGATCCAGGGCCTGGACCTGCTGCGTAAGCCGCTCCTGCACCTGCACACGCAGGCCAACGTGGAACTGCCCTGGGCGGACATCGACTTCGACTTCATGAACCTGAACCAGGCCGCCCACGGTGACCGCGAGTTCGGCTACATCCAGTCACGCCTCGGCATTGCCCGCAAGACCGTTGTTGGCCACGTCTCCAACCCGGAGGTGGCACGCCAGGTAGGTGTCTGGCAGCGCGCGGCCGCCGGCTGGACCGCTGTCCGCACTCTGAAACTGACCCGCTTTGGCGACAACATGCGCAACGTTGCCGTCACCGAAGGCGACAAGACCGAAGCGGAACTCCGGTTCGGTGTGTCCGTCAACACCTGGTCCGTCAACGAACTCGCCGACGCCGTCCACGGCGCCGCTGATGCCGACGTCGATGACCTGGTAGCTGAGTACGAGGAACTTTACGACGTGGTTCCTGAGCTCCGCGCCGGCGCTTCCCGCCACGATTCCCTCCGCTACGGTGCGCGGATCGAGCTCGGTCTGCGCAGCTTCCTGGAAGCCAACGGGTCCGCTGCCTTCACCACCTCCTTTGAGGACCTGGGCGCACTCCGGCAGCTCCCCGGACTGGCGGTCCAGCGGCTCATGGCATCCGGCTATGGCTTCGGCGCCGAAGGTGACTGGAAGACTGCCATCCTGGTCCGCGCCGCCAAGGTGATGGGTTCCGGCCTGCCCGGCGGTGCGTCCCTGATGGAGGACTACACATACCACCTGGAGCCCGGCGCCGAGAAGATCCTGGGTGCTCACATGCTGGAGGTCTGCCCGTCCCTCACGGCCGGAAAGCCCCGCCTGGAAATCCACCCGCTGGGCATTGGCGGCAAGGAGGATCCCGTCCGCCTGGTATTCGACGCCGACGCCTCCCCTGGCGTGGTGGTGGCCCTGTCGGACATGCGTGACCGCTTCCGGCTGGTGGCTAACGCCGTGGACGTCGTGCCCCTGGACCAGCCGCTCCCGAACCTGCCCGTGGCCCGCGCCCTGTGGGAGCCGAAGCCTGACTTTGCCACCTCCGCAGCTGCCTGGCTCACGGCCGGTGCAGCACACCACACCGTCCTGTCCACCCAGGTGGGGATGGATGTCTTTGAGGACTTTGCCGAGATCACCCGGACCGAGCTGCTCACCATCGACGAGGACACCACCATCCGCCAGTTCAAGAAGGACCTGAACTGGAACGCGGCCTACTACAAGCTTGCAGGCGGGCTCTAA
- a CDS encoding sugar ABC transporter ATP-binding protein: protein MNELVPVVEMTDIAIGFPGVKALDDVSFRLFQGEVHALMGENGAGKSTLIKALTGVYTIDSGRITVLGQQKNFSTPAESQAAGISTVYQEVNLCTNLTVEENVMLGREPRRRGSIDWRGVRARTREVLAQLHLEHVEPGSLLSEHSIAVQQLIAIARSVEVNAKVLILDEPTSSLDADEVNQLFRVIRDLRDRGVAILFVSHFLEQVYELSDRMTVLRNGKLVGEYMTRDLSRMNLISKMIGKDLEVLEELDQASTRSQARLAANAQPFMETEGLGRKGSVSGVNLSIYPGEVVGLAGLLGAGRTETARLLFGADKSDEGSLKVKGQPLKLRSPRTAIDHGIGFCSEDRKEEGLIGDLTVRDNLVLAMQATKGWARRIPRRVQDELVAEFIKTLDIRPANPDALIRNLSGGNQQKVLLARWMVTSPDLLILDEPTRGIDIGAKTQIQKLVNKLASEGMSILFISSELEEVLRLSDRIAIIKDRAMVAEISNDDVSVEDVLTVIAGGAQ, encoded by the coding sequence ATGAACGAACTCGTTCCGGTCGTCGAGATGACCGACATTGCCATCGGATTCCCAGGGGTCAAGGCCCTTGACGACGTCAGCTTCCGTCTTTTCCAAGGCGAGGTGCATGCCCTGATGGGCGAAAACGGGGCGGGCAAGTCCACCCTTATCAAGGCGCTGACCGGCGTCTACACCATTGACTCAGGACGCATCACCGTCCTGGGACAGCAGAAGAACTTCTCCACGCCTGCCGAATCCCAGGCGGCCGGCATCAGCACGGTCTACCAGGAAGTCAATCTCTGCACCAACCTCACCGTTGAAGAGAACGTCATGCTGGGGCGGGAGCCACGGCGGCGCGGTTCCATCGACTGGCGCGGCGTACGCGCCCGCACCCGTGAGGTCCTGGCCCAGCTCCACCTGGAACATGTGGAACCGGGCTCCTTGCTTTCCGAACACTCCATCGCGGTCCAGCAATTGATCGCCATTGCCCGCTCCGTCGAAGTCAACGCCAAGGTCCTGATCCTGGACGAGCCGACGTCGAGCCTGGACGCAGATGAAGTCAACCAGCTTTTCCGGGTGATCCGGGACCTCCGTGACCGCGGCGTCGCCATCCTTTTCGTGTCACACTTCCTCGAGCAGGTCTATGAACTTTCAGACCGCATGACAGTGCTCCGCAACGGCAAGCTTGTGGGCGAATACATGACCCGCGACCTTTCCCGCATGAACCTCATCTCCAAAATGATCGGCAAAGACCTGGAGGTCCTGGAGGAACTTGACCAGGCGTCCACCCGGTCACAGGCCAGGCTGGCGGCGAACGCCCAGCCGTTTATGGAAACCGAGGGACTAGGCCGAAAAGGATCCGTCTCCGGCGTCAACCTGTCCATCTATCCCGGCGAGGTGGTGGGACTGGCCGGGCTCCTTGGTGCCGGACGTACCGAGACCGCACGACTCCTCTTTGGCGCCGACAAGTCCGATGAAGGCTCCCTCAAGGTCAAGGGCCAGCCGCTGAAGTTACGTTCCCCGCGCACCGCCATCGACCATGGCATCGGATTCTGCTCCGAAGACCGCAAGGAGGAAGGCCTCATCGGCGACCTCACCGTCCGTGACAACCTGGTGCTCGCCATGCAGGCAACCAAAGGCTGGGCACGGCGCATTCCACGGCGGGTCCAGGATGAGCTCGTTGCCGAGTTCATCAAGACCCTCGACATCCGGCCGGCAAACCCCGATGCCCTTATTCGCAACCTCAGCGGCGGGAACCAGCAGAAAGTGCTGCTGGCCCGCTGGATGGTGACGTCCCCGGACCTGCTGATCCTGGATGAACCAACCCGAGGCATTGATATCGGAGCGAAGACCCAGATCCAGAAACTGGTCAACAAGCTTGCCTCCGAAGGTATGTCCATCCTCTTCATCTCCTCCGAGCTGGAAGAAGTGCTCCGGCTCAGCGACCGCATCGCCATCATCAAGGACAGGGCCATGGTGGCCGAAATCAGTAACGACGACGTTTCCGTCGAAGACGTCCTGACAGTCATCGCCGGAGGCGCCCAGTGA
- a CDS encoding L-ribulose-5-phosphate 4-epimerase: MSTASGSTMETIARVRGEVCALHAELTRYELVVWTAGNVSARVPGQDLMVIKPSGVSYDDLTPEQMVVTDLYGVPVDGDATGEWGNPPLAPSSDTAAHAYVYRHMPEVGGVVHTHSTYATAWAARGESIPCVLTMMSDEFGGSIPVGPFALIGDDSIGQGIVETLKDSHSPAVLMQNHGPFTIGKDARSAVKAAVMCEEVARTVHISRQLGEPIPIDQGHIDSLYARYQNVYGQ, from the coding sequence ATGAGCACCGCATCCGGATCAACGATGGAAACCATCGCCCGCGTCCGCGGAGAAGTCTGCGCACTGCACGCGGAACTGACCAGGTATGAACTGGTGGTGTGGACGGCAGGCAACGTCTCCGCCCGTGTGCCCGGCCAGGACCTGATGGTGATCAAGCCGTCCGGCGTTTCCTATGACGACCTGACCCCAGAACAGATGGTGGTCACGGACCTTTACGGGGTTCCCGTGGATGGGGACGCAACAGGTGAGTGGGGCAATCCGCCGCTGGCGCCGTCGTCGGACACCGCGGCACATGCATACGTGTACCGGCATATGCCGGAAGTGGGCGGCGTGGTGCACACCCACTCCACCTACGCCACGGCCTGGGCGGCGCGGGGGGAATCCATCCCGTGCGTCCTGACCATGATGAGCGACGAGTTCGGTGGGTCCATCCCCGTGGGTCCTTTTGCGCTGATCGGTGACGACTCCATTGGCCAGGGCATTGTGGAAACCCTGAAGGATTCCCACTCACCAGCGGTCCTGATGCAGAATCACGGCCCCTTCACCATCGGCAAGGACGCCAGGTCCGCCGTCAAGGCCGCGGTGATGTGCGAGGAAGTGGCGCGCACCGTGCATATTTCCCGCCAGCTGGGCGAGCCGATCCCCATTGATCAGGGCCATATCGACTCCCTCTACGCGCGCTACCAGAACGTCTACGGCCAGTAA